CGGTGAGGGCGCCCGGTCCGGCCACGGCGGCGACCCGTGCCCGAGCCTGGTCGGCGGCGGACAGCAGCGAGCGGGCTTCGTCGTAGAGCGCGGTTCCGGCGGGGGTGAGCGCGACGCCGGACGGTGAACGGTCCAGCAGGTTCGCGCCGAGTTCGGTCTCGAGCTGCTTGATCGCTCTGCTCAGCGGCGGCTGGGTCATCCGCAGCCGCGCCGCGGCCCGGCCGAAATGGCGCTCTTCGGCGACCGCGACGAAGTACCGCAGCGAGCGGAGGTCCACGACCGGCCACGATACCCGCCGAGTATCGGGAAAACCGGATCGGTCTTGGCACTGGAGCGGCACCCCGCGCTGGACTGGCAGGGACAGCGGATCCGCGAGAACCGAGGAGTGCACCGGCCATGGCCGACTATCCCTACCCCGACCCGGTCGTACAGACCGGGCACGCCCGCGAGCTGGCCCGCGACCTCGTCGTGCTCCCGAACCAGGGGGTGCAGCTGGTGCCGAACGTCGGCATCATCGGCGGGACGCACTCCGTCCTGGTGGTCGACACCGGCATGGGCCCGCGCAACGCGGACACCGTCCTGCGGTTCGCGACCGAGTACGCGCGGGACCGCCGCATCTACCTCACCACCACGCATTTCCACCCGGAACACGCGTTCGGAGCGCAGACGTTCGCCGGGCCGGCCACCTATCTGGTCAACCGGGCGCAGGCGGTCGACCTGGCCGAGAAAGGCCCGGGCTACCTGCGGATGTTCGCCGGGCTGGGGGAACCGGTCGCACGGCAGCTGGAGGGCGTGCAGCTGGCCGAGCCGGACGTGGTCTACGACGAGTCCTACGACCTCGACCTCGGCGGCCGGGTCGTGGAACTGCGCGCGACCGGTCGGGCGCACAGCCGGGGCGATCAGGTGGTGACCGTTCCGGACTCGGGGGTCCTCTTCACCGGCGACCTGGCCGAGGCCGGGCAGTTCGCGATCTTCCCCTGGTTCCCGCCGCACGACACCGACGTCTCCGGGATCCGCTGGATCGAGGTGCTGCGCCGGCTGTCCGGACAGCGGTCGGAGATCGTGGTGCCCGGACACGGCGCGGTCCGCGGGCCGGAACTGCTCGACGAGCTGCGGGGCTATCTCGAAGTGCTCCGCGACGAGACCTGGCGGCGGCGGGATTCGGCGATGGACGAGGCGACGGTGATCGCGGAGGTACGAGAGGTGCTGATCGCCCGGCATCCGGAATGGGAGGGGCGGGAATGGATCGAAACCGCGGTCGCCTGTTTGTGCGCCGAGCACCGGTGAACGGGCTGCTGGTGAGCGGCGAACCCGCCATTCACCAGCAACTTTAGAGCGCTCTCAGGTGGCGCTGTCGTGATGCCTGAGCGGCCAGTGTGCCGGTCTGTCCGTGAAGGGCCCCTCGAGGGACTTGGATTCCCTCGAGGGGCCTTTGCGGACAGGTCAGCGGCACCACATGAGACAAGGTCTTGGAGCGCTCTAGGGCGCGGCCGGGGAAGAAAGGGGAAATGCGACGAGCGCTTCGCCCCTTACCGTCGTCGTCCCGTCGGCCAGCTTTACCGTCAGGGACAGCTTGGCCAGCAGTCCGTTCTCCTCTTCGGACACCGAGAGCACACGCCCGGTGCACGTCGGCCGCGCGCCGAGCGGGGTCGGAGCGACGAAGCGGGCACGCAGCGAGCGGATCCGGTGCTGCGGCACCCATTCGCCGACCAACCGGCCGAGGTAGGCCATCGACAGCATGCCGTGCGCGATGACGTCCGGATGGCCGGCTTCGGCGGCGGCGGCCGGGTCCAGGTGGATCGGGTTGTCGTCGCCGGAGGCTTCGGCGAAGCGGGCCAGCAGCTCGCGGTCCACCGGTCCGGCGGTGAGCGGCGGGAGTTCGTCGCCGACGGCCGGTGCCAGCACGTTCTGCGTCATGCCCGCACCTGCGCCATCAGTACCTGCCGCAGTTCGGCGACGACGGTGCCGTCGCGGGTGATTTCCGTGTCCTGCACGACGAATTCCAGTCCTCGGCGGGTGTAGCGATCGGAGACGACCGTGTCGAAGGCCAGCTCTTCGCCGGCGTGCGCCGGGGAGTGGTAGGTGAACCGCTGCTCGGCGTGCAGCACCCGGTCGACCGGGATGCCGATCCCCGCCAGCGCGTCGACGCCCCGGTGCTCCAGTTCGATGCCGAACAGCAGCGTGGGCGGGAGGGGGACTCCGGGATGGCCGGCGGCGCGCGCCGCGGCCGGATCGTGGAATACCGGATCGTCCGCGCCGACGGCACCGGCAAAGCGGCGCACTCGGTCTTCGTCGACGGTGGTCCGGAACGGGGCGAGCCGCACGGCGGCGAACTTTTGTTCGGGCACAGCGCGATTCTACGGTCCGCCGCCCGTTTTATCGACTGCTTCCGCGAGCCGGGGAAAGGCGTGGAAGGTTTATTTCACGTGAGCTTCGGGTGAAACCCGGGCGTCGGTGTTCCCGGTAAGCGGGGAGCCGGGGGCAGCGTTCCGCGGGCGGGGATTCGGCCATTACGGGCCCGGCGGTTTGGCCGGGTCATACTTTAGGAGGATGCTCGCTCTCCTCCCTTGGAACCACATTCGGCGCGGACAGGCGGCCCAGGGCGCGAGCACCGGCAGCGGGTACGTCGACCTGATTCACTCCAACGCGTGACGACAAGATCCACTTCTTCTGACTGTGAGTCACTGGGTTTCCGCGTTACGGTCCCCCGAACGGGGGGTGTCGGGTGCTGCGGGTCGCCTGGTGGAGTGCTCGTTCAAAGAATGGTTGTCAGCGGTCACGATCTTCGGTAAGGGTGGCCGACGGCAGGGGTTGTCCTGCGAATTGTCTAGTCCGGGGCGGTTGCCTGGCAGGGCGAGATCTCGCAGGTAGCGGCGATGTCGATCACGATAGTGCCGGCGCCCGACGGGCGGGCGGGACGGGGCTGGAGCGGTCCGCGAAAACGAAAACCGTCCGGACTAAATGGTGGTTGGCCGAATTGTTTCCGGCCCTCTTTCCGTCGGCGGTCACTGCGTCGGACGGCGGTCACAGACGGTGTCGCACGGCTGCCTCCGTTCGTGATCCAGATCGGCTCCACGGGCGTTGACCAGGCGCTCGCCCGGGGCCTGGCGGCACCCTCCGCCGGGCTTTCGGCGCACCGGGCGAGGGCTTGGCGGCCTGTACCGGTTGAGCTAGGCTCCGATTGCGTCGAGGGGGACCAGAACGGTAAATCGACGGGAGTACCACGCTCAGCGGAATCAGATTCGGTTTCATCGTGCGAACCGCGCGCAATGCGCGGAGCTGTCCGGGAAAGCAATCTTCCCGGCCTCAATGTGTACGACATCCTGGGGGAAGTCTCACATGTCAGACTTGGCAAACAGTCCTGCCTTCGCCGTGGTGCCCGGCGCGGCCGTCCAGCAAGCGCTGGCCGGCAACGAAAAAGTGGTCGCCGGCATTGTGGAGAACGCCTACCGGCTGCACGGCGGCGGCCGCACCGTCAATCCGCCGTCCTACTTCCTGCGTTTCCCGGACCGGCCGAGCGCGCGGATCATCGCGCTGCCCGCGTCGCTGGGCGGCGACGAGCACCCGGTCGACGGGCTGAAGTGGATCTCGAGTTTCCCGGAGAACCTCGGCAAGGGCCTCCCGCGGGCGTCCGCGGTGCTCATCCTGAACGACCCGGAGACCGGATATCCCTTTGCCTGCTTGGAATCCTCGGTGATCAGCGCGGCGCGCACGGCGGCTTCGGCGGCGCTGGCCGCCGACGTGCTGAGCCGGGACCGGGCCCGCCCGTCGCGGGTCGGGTTCGCCGGCACCGGGCTGATCGCGCGGTACGTGCACCAGTATCTGGCGGGCACCGGGTGGGAGTTCTCCGAAACCGGGGTGTACGACCGGTCCGCGGAATACGCCGAAGGGTTCCGGGGCTACCTCGAACGGTCCGGCGCGACCGGGGTGCGGGTGCACGACGACGCCGAATCGCTGATCCGCGCGAGCGATCTGCTGGTGTTCGCGACCACGGCCGCCGAGCCGCACATCGCCGACCCGGCGTGGTTCGACCACCATCCGCTGGTGCTGCACGTTTCGCTGCGCGACCTCGCGCCGGAGATGCTGGTGACCGCGTGCAACGTGGTCGACGACGTGGAGCACTGCCTCAAGGCGAACACCTCGGTGCACTTGCTCGAACAACGCTTGGGGCACCGGGAATTCCTTGCCGGGACGCTCTTCGACGTGCTCACCGGCGCGGTCTCGGCGCCCGCCGATCAGACGGTGGTGTTCTCGCCGTTCGGCCTGGGAGTGCTCGACCTCGCGGTGGGGGAGTACGTCTACGCGGAGACCGCGCGGGCCGGTCGGCTCGTCTCGATCGACGGATTCTTCTCCGAGCTCAGCCGGCATGGCTGAGCCCGGCTCCGCGGACCGCGGGCCGGGGCACGACCACAAGCGAAGGTGGCAGCAGTGACCGTCATTACTCGCGCGGAAGACTTCAACGCCGACGACCTCTACGTCGACCTCGAGCCGGTGCTGGGCCAGGCGCTGCACCTCAAGTGCGAAGGGTTCAACTTCGCCGGGTCGATCAAGCTCAAGGCGGCCCAGCAGATGGTGAGCGCGGCCGAGGACCGGGGCATGCTGCGGCCGGGCTCGACGATCGTCGAATCGTCGTCGGGCAACCTGGGCGTCGCGCTCAGCGTGATCGCGGCCGGGCGGGGCTACCGGTTCGTCTGCGTCACCGACGCCAAGTGCAACGAGACGGTCCGGCTGCAGATGCAGGCGCTCGGCGCACAGGTGCACGTGGTGACCGAGCCGGCCGGCGAACGCGGGCTGGTCGGCGCGCGGATCGACCTGGTGCGCAGGCTGTGCGCGCAGGATCCGACCTGCGTCTGGCTGAACCAGTACGAGAACCCGGACAACTGGGCGGCGCATTTCCACGGCACCGGGCCGGAGATCGCCAAGCAGTTCCCGGATCTCGATGTGCTGTTCGTCGGCGCGGGCACCACCGGGACGCTGACCGGGTCCGCCCGGTTCTTCCGCGAGTACAAGCCGCAGACCCGGATCGTCGCGATCGACGTGGCCGGCTCGGTGCTGTTCGGCGGGCCGCCCGGGCCGCGCCGGATTCCCGGGCTGGGCAACCACATCACCCCGGGCATCTTCGATCCGTCCATCGTGGACGAGGTGGTGATCGTGGACGAGGCGGAGACGGTGCGGATGTGCCGCCGGCTGGCCCGGCACGGCTTCCTCTTCGGCGGGTCCACCGGCAGCGTGGTCAGCGGGGCGTTGTCCTGGCTGGCTTCCCGCGACCGGCTGCCCGGTTCCGCGGTCGCGGTGGCGCCGGATTTCGGAGTGCCGTATCTGAACACCGTCTATCGCGCTGAATGGGTGCGTGAAACCTACGGAGCCGCGGTCTAGCGTCTCGTGCTCCCGGTGTCTCCGCTTTGCGTTGTCGCCGACGAGTCTTCTTGATCGCGGCCGGGGCGAGCCAGACCTGGATGCCGGTGCAGGTGCGGCGACCCAGGTCCGGGAAGGGCCCCTTGCGGGAATCTGAGTCCGGCAGGGGTCCTTCGCCCGGCAGTCCCGCGGTAAGGCGAACACGACACTGGGAGCCGCTTTTCCCGCGCTGGGGAACTCGGTTGCCGGCCCGCTGGGAAGCGGGCCGGCAACCGCTTCACGAATTCGGCGTGAACGGGCACTTCCAGTCCGGCTCGGTGAACCTTCCGGCGTAATGCCGGGCCTCGTCTTTGTATTTGACGAAGCTGGGGTTCACCGAGCCGGACAGGGCCCGTTCGCGCTTTCGTATTTTGCTCTTCAGGGTCAGGAACTTCATTCCCATGGCGTTGAACTGGAGATGCGAGTTGAACACCAGCGCGGGCTTTTCGAAACGACGGCTCGGCCGCGACGCGCCGGGATGCAAACCGACCACGAAGAACGGGTGCGAACCGACCGAGAACGCGAAGTTCGCGGACGCCGGATCGGAGTCGTAGAGGTCGCTCCACGGGTGGTCGGCGCGGTCGATCTCGTGCATCCGCTGGAGGTATCGCCAGACGAGTTCTTCGAAGTGAAACTCGTTGGTGTGCAACGGTTTCTCGAAGGTCGCCACGAACGAGCTGAAGCTCGTCGCGGACGGCTCGAAGCCCTTCAGGAAGGTCAGCAGATCCTGGTGGTGGTCGGCGGCGGAAACGTCCGGGTCGAGTGCGCGGTAATGGTGGTGCACGATCGTTTTCCGGCGCAGCGCGGCGCGAGCTCCGAGGCAAACAAAACGCTCTTCCGAGATGAACTCTTCGAGTGCGGCGTAGACCGCGTGGGAAACAGATTCGGACATGAGACTCACCCCTGTGCTGTCGACTAGAGCCCCGTCCGGAATGAAGCTACCGGCACGCTGCTCCGACGACAACGGCCCGTCCTGGCATTCGGGTCGGCTAATCCTTCGCGTGGGCAGGGCGGCTCGTCCATTAGGCGGACTTGACACTCGATTCGAGCGCTGTCTACTCTCCTTGCGGAGGACTTCGGAAGAGGTTTCTCATCACTGCGAAGTAGCACTGGGGGGTGCTGCGGGGACTCTGGGGGCAGTGTCCTCGAAGGAAGACAGGCCGGCGCTGCGCGTCGTTTTTCGTCCTGCGTTCCGATCACTCCGGTGCCGGTACCCGGCAATGCGTCTTCTCCGATGGGTGGGAGCCGAAGTGGACCTGCATGTCACCGACCAAGACGAGGAAATCTCGCCCGCGCGGATCGCGGCCGGCTGCCGGAACCTCGCCGGCGTGCTCCGCGCCCGCGGAGTGTCCGAAGAGGACCGGGTGGTGCTGTCTGCGGGCAACTCCGCGGACTTCGTGCTCGCCCTGTTCGCGCTGCTGGAGCTAGGCGTGTCGGTCGCGCTGGCGGACCGGCGCACGCCGCAGGCCGAACTCGCCGAGCTGGTCGGGGATTCCGGCGCGCGCTGGTTCCTGTCCGACCATGACCAGCTGGACGCGGCGTTCGACCGGGTACGGGTCGGCTGGCTGCCGCTGGGCGAGCTCGCCGCGGCGGCCCGGGCGCAGGGCGAACCGGCCGAGGCGGGTGAGATCTCCTTCGAGCGCTGGGCGGCCCGCACCGACGCACTGGTGGTGTGGAGCTCGGGAAGCTCCGGCCGTCCCAAGGGGATTGTCCGCTCCGGCGCCTCGGTGCTGCGCAATGTCGCGGCCACGAGCGACCGGATGGGCTACACCGGCGCGGACGTGCTGATGCCGCTCCTGCCGTTCACCCACCAGTACGGCCTGTCGATGCTGCTGCTCTGGTGGCAGGCGGGCGCGACGCTGACGCTGGTGTCCAGCCGCCGGATCGACCAGGCACTGGAGACGATCGCGCGGCGCGGGGTGACCGTGGTCGACGCGGTGCCCGCCGCCTACGACACGATGCTGCGGATCCTGGCCGGTCGCCGGGAGGCGGTCGCCGGCCTGGCTTCGGTGCGGATGTGGTGCGTCGGCGGCGAACCGCTGCGCGACGAGCTGCGCGCCCGGTTCGAAGAGCTGATGAATTCCCCGTTGCTGGACGGCTACGGCAGCAGCGAGGCGGGCAACATCGCGCTGGCCAGCGCCGCCAACCCGGTCCACTGCGGACGGCCGCTGGACGAGGTGCGGGTCGAGGTGCTCGGCCCGGACGGCAACCCGGTCCCGGCCGGCGAGGTCGGCGAGGTCGTCGTGCACACGCCGGACCTGATGACCGGGGTGCTCGAGCCGGGCGGGCGGGTGCGGCCGGTGGAACGGACCGTGCACCGCAGCGGCGACGTCGGTTTCCTCGACGAGGCAGGCAACCTGCGGGTGCTCGGCCGCAAGTCGGCGGTGCACCGGTTCGGCTACACGATCTACCCGGACGCGCTCGCGGACAAGCTGAGCGCCTGCGGGGCGCCGGTGCGGATCGTGCCGGTGGCCGACGAACGGCGCGGCGCGCAGCTGGTGTGCCTGGTCGCCGACCCGGCCGACCAGTCCGCCACGCACTGGCGCCGGGTGATCGGTCAGCTGCTGGCCGACCACGAACGGCCGAACCGGGTCGTGGTGCTGCGCGAGTTCCCGGTGAACAACAACGGCAAGGTGGACCTGCGCGCGTTGC
This sequence is a window from Amycolatopsis benzoatilytica AK 16/65. Protein-coding genes within it:
- a CDS encoding MBL fold metallo-hydrolase, producing MADYPYPDPVVQTGHARELARDLVVLPNQGVQLVPNVGIIGGTHSVLVVDTGMGPRNADTVLRFATEYARDRRIYLTTTHFHPEHAFGAQTFAGPATYLVNRAQAVDLAEKGPGYLRMFAGLGEPVARQLEGVQLAEPDVVYDESYDLDLGGRVVELRATGRAHSRGDQVVTVPDSGVLFTGDLAEAGQFAIFPWFPPHDTDVSGIRWIEVLRRLSGQRSEIVVPGHGAVRGPELLDELRGYLEVLRDETWRRRDSAMDEATVIAEVREVLIARHPEWEGREWIETAVACLCAEHR
- a CDS encoding MaoC/PaaZ C-terminal domain-containing protein, which codes for MTQNVLAPAVGDELPPLTAGPVDRELLARFAEASGDDNPIHLDPAAAAEAGHPDVIAHGMLSMAYLGRLVGEWVPQHRIRSLRARFVAPTPLGARPTCTGRVLSVSEEENGLLAKLSLTVKLADGTTTVRGEALVAFPLSSPAAP
- a CDS encoding FAS1-like dehydratase domain-containing protein, with the protein product MPEQKFAAVRLAPFRTTVDEDRVRRFAGAVGADDPVFHDPAAARAAGHPGVPLPPTLLFGIELEHRGVDALAGIGIPVDRVLHAEQRFTYHSPAHAGEELAFDTVVSDRYTRRGLEFVVQDTEITRDGTVVAELRQVLMAQVRA
- the sbnB gene encoding 2,3-diaminopropionate biosynthesis protein SbnB; protein product: MSDLANSPAFAVVPGAAVQQALAGNEKVVAGIVENAYRLHGGGRTVNPPSYFLRFPDRPSARIIALPASLGGDEHPVDGLKWISSFPENLGKGLPRASAVLILNDPETGYPFACLESSVISAARTAASAALAADVLSRDRARPSRVGFAGTGLIARYVHQYLAGTGWEFSETGVYDRSAEYAEGFRGYLERSGATGVRVHDDAESLIRASDLLVFATTAAEPHIADPAWFDHHPLVLHVSLRDLAPEMLVTACNVVDDVEHCLKANTSVHLLEQRLGHREFLAGTLFDVLTGAVSAPADQTVVFSPFGLGVLDLAVGEYVYAETARAGRLVSIDGFFSELSRHG
- the sbnA gene encoding 2,3-diaminopropionate biosynthesis protein SbnA, which produces MTVITRAEDFNADDLYVDLEPVLGQALHLKCEGFNFAGSIKLKAAQQMVSAAEDRGMLRPGSTIVESSSGNLGVALSVIAAGRGYRFVCVTDAKCNETVRLQMQALGAQVHVVTEPAGERGLVGARIDLVRRLCAQDPTCVWLNQYENPDNWAAHFHGTGPEIAKQFPDLDVLFVGAGTTGTLTGSARFFREYKPQTRIVAIDVAGSVLFGGPPGPRRIPGLGNHITPGIFDPSIVDEVVIVDEAETVRMCRRLARHGFLFGGSTGSVVSGALSWLASRDRLPGSAVAVAPDFGVPYLNTVYRAEWVRETYGAAV
- the gntA gene encoding guanitoxin biosynthesis heme-dependent pre-guanitoxin N-hydroxylase GntA, which produces MSESVSHAVYAALEEFISEERFVCLGARAALRRKTIVHHHYRALDPDVSAADHHQDLLTFLKGFEPSATSFSSFVATFEKPLHTNEFHFEELVWRYLQRMHEIDRADHPWSDLYDSDPASANFAFSVGSHPFFVVGLHPGASRPSRRFEKPALVFNSHLQFNAMGMKFLTLKSKIRKRERALSGSVNPSFVKYKDEARHYAGRFTEPDWKCPFTPNS
- a CDS encoding aldehyde dehydrogenase family protein, with amino-acid sequence MGAEVDLHVTDQDEEISPARIAAGCRNLAGVLRARGVSEEDRVVLSAGNSADFVLALFALLELGVSVALADRRTPQAELAELVGDSGARWFLSDHDQLDAAFDRVRVGWLPLGELAAAARAQGEPAEAGEISFERWAARTDALVVWSSGSSGRPKGIVRSGASVLRNVAATSDRMGYTGADVLMPLLPFTHQYGLSMLLLWWQAGATLTLVSSRRIDQALETIARRGVTVVDAVPAAYDTMLRILAGRREAVAGLASVRMWCVGGEPLRDELRARFEELMNSPLLDGYGSSEAGNIALASAANPVHCGRPLDEVRVEVLGPDGNPVPAGEVGEVVVHTPDLMTGVLEPGGRVRPVERTVHRSGDVGFLDEAGNLRVLGRKSAVHRFGYTIYPDALADKLSACGAPVRIVPVADERRGAQLVCLVADPADQSATHWRRVIGQLLADHERPNRVVVLREFPVNNNGKVDLRALQDIAESAVALDGVKGVLPVGRGGGASGNLSAIPFPDRVAKLTELTELLRTRREEVLQLLTEVSTYKTAYGEIDASIAALSGAVAEVTEHTPPAVEQIGVLMPSNIPLYSYILYLVIPSLYSRRVVFRPSRRISDQTRKLHELLSGTHGLPIVLDDGDQAEFLEGEGGRSDVLVFTGTYKNAEKIRLGLRREQLFLYFGQGVNPFIVGADADLPKAVDGLLRVRMLNSGQDCFGPDVVFVHTSVSAQFCNLLCRRVNGLRHGRYDDPSAEYGSMFYLDAFDASVEYLRKNREFLAAGGEVNFVEDHLRPTVLIRPADTKVTPPELFAPIFNVVPFTSQEWLHTMVDHPYFEERAMAASVFGTMPETVELLRRRHTVSVNETLIEVEDGNAPFGGTGIRANYAAIGKKRYAQPLLVSKAVADHLSVADTSAGRTA